DNA from Candidatus Woesearchaeota archaeon:
TGTTCAGTTTATCTTGAATCCATTGTTCTTCCATGAGTAAACCTGTTATAATATTTAAAGCTTTTTATTATAATGGCTAATTAATCAAAAAAAATAAAAAAACAAAGAATTTACAGCTTGAACAGCCGAAATCCGTGGCGGTCCCGCCCTTTTTCTTCGTCATCGTCACCCGCGTCGCCTTCCATCACTTTCTCATAGTATGATGTCGGCCGGATGTCAGTGATCACGGTGCGGTGCACCACATAGTCACCGCTCTTGCTCTTGAAAATCTTTGACTCGATGTGCGGCATCTTCGCCAGCTTTTCCTTGTTCTGCTCTTCATACTTTTCATAGGTGTTTTCATGTTGTTTTTGTTTTTTTGCCATGTGTTTACTCCGCGCAGCGAGTTTACAAAACGAGAGATACATGGATTAATAAGCGTTTCCCAGAAAAATTCGGAAGAATTCCGACACTGCCGTAATGTTTTCGGCTCGGCCGGAAGATTTGCGAAAAAGAGCCAGAAATCCGGAATTATTCCGCCCCTACCGAAACTGTTTGTTCTTTCGACGACATAAGAGAGGGGGTTATTTTGCGTAAAGCGCCGTGCCGCCGAACGTAGCGTAGGCGACACATTTTTGCTCAAGCTTTTTTGCGCTCTGAGCGCAAAAAAGATTGTTTTGGAAGGTTTTCGGCAGCGCCGGAACGCATACTCGTGGCAGGCGGACAAATAGAAACCAACGATTGAAACTGCTAACTATCCGAATCCCAACTCAATCACCACGGTGCCGTTTTTTTCGTCAATCGCCGTTACAACGTCGTTGTTTTTGTAGATTTTTTTGACCTCATCCCACGACTTCTGTTTGCGCGCCGCGGTGATGACGTCGAGAATGTTCTTGACCAGTGCATAATTGTGGTAAATCAATTCGCCTTTGCGCTGGTTTTCTTCGACTGCGGCACGGAGGTTGCCAACTTGTAATTCCTGCGCTTCAACAATTTTTTGCGTTTTCAGCAAGTCCTGATTCGATTGGACACGCTGTTTTTCTGTTGATTTTTCAAGCAGGTGCTTGGTGAACACCTCGTCGAGCCCGTGGTTGAACGTGGCAACCGGAACTGAATCAAGGCCTTCGTAGAGTTGGAAGGGAAACGGCGTAACCGCATACGGGGTGCCAAGCTTGAAGACAATGCGCGGATCAAGCGATGCGCTGCGCACTGCTTCGATACCTTCAAAGAGATGCTGGAGGTCTGCTGACGTCGCGTCAAGCGGCCGAATAGTCTTGCGCACCTGTGCTCGGATGCACATTTCTTCGGCGTACGCACCGCCGACACCGAGGTCAGTGGCAAGGGCCTTGACGATTGCGTCCTGGGTGGTATCTCGCATGAGCTGGACAAGATCCTGCGGCGTGAGGGTAAACATATTGTACCCGCGTGCAGGGATCGTGTATGGTTCGCCTTTTTTGACGCTGCGCTCTTTCCACTCCTGCACTTCCCAGGGAGACATGATAACCTCTTTTTCGTCAAGGAGAATAACATTTCCCTTGCTGTAGAGCTCAAGGGCAAGCGTGCGCTGAAGCACCTTGTTGTCTTGTTTTATTTCAAAGCCGATTTCGACGATGCGCTCAAAGCCCTTTTGCGCAACAAACGTTACTCGAGCTTGCTCAAGCTGTTTGCGGAGGTACATGCAGAAACCGTGGGGCTCCGGTGGATTTTTGAACTTTGTTGAGGTGAGATACAGCATTTTTCCCGGCAGCACGCGCAGCAAAAACTTGCCGTGTCCAGTCTTGTGAAATATGAAGAGCAGTTCTGCACGCACGGGCATGAACACTTTGTCGATTTTTGACTCAACGAGCTGCTGAAGCTCTTGGACAATAAAGGAAAGGTCCACGGCGCTGATTTCTTCTTTCATACGCTCCAGCAAGCGCACATTCTTTATAATTCTTGATTACTACTCCGTTATAC
Protein-coding regions in this window:
- a CDS encoding NFACT family protein, whose amino-acid sequence is MKEEISAVDLSFIVQELQQLVESKIDKVFMPVRAELLFIFHKTGHGKFLLRVLPGKMLYLTSTKFKNPPEPHGFCMYLRKQLEQARVTFVAQKGFERIVEIGFEIKQDNKVLQRTLALELYSKGNVILLDEKEVIMSPWEVQEWKERSVKKGEPYTIPARGYNMFTLTPQDLVQLMRDTTQDAIVKALATDLGVGGAYAEEMCIRAQVRKTIRPLDATSADLQHLFEGIEAVRSASLDPRIVFKLGTPYAVTPFPFQLYEGLDSVPVATFNHGLDEVFTKHLLEKSTEKQRVQSNQDLLKTQKIVEAQELQVGNLRAAVEENQRKGELIYHNYALVKNILDVITAARKQKSWDEVKKIYKNNDVVTAIDEKNGTVVIELGFG